In Luteitalea sp., the genomic window GGTAGGTATATCCGTACACGACTTTCGTGATCTTTCCGTTCTCCACCTTGGCGGATCGATGCCACGTCTGGACAATGAACTTGTCGGTCGCCTCGACGTCGCCAAACACGATGTGCTCGATGTAGGACTGAGGGGAGAGCTCGATCACGGTGCGGGCGGCTGGCATCCAGCCACCCACCAGACCTGCGGAGCGCTTCTCCTGCTGTTGTTGCCGTTGGCCGGGAACGGGTCGGAGCTCCGGAAAGTGCTGAGACGGTAACCAGGTGCGAGTGGAACCGGCAGCATAGACCGGCGTGACATCGTGGGCTTCCTTGGTGCCGACAAACGTGGTCCATCTGCCGCGGCCCCGCTCTTGTTGCGGCGCAGACCCTTGGGGCGGCGCCGCCGATCGCACCTGGACGGGATCCGGATCATTGCCACCCGCCAAGAGCTTGTCGGCGAGCAGGTCTGGACCGGAGAGGCCGATGTCGTCCATGCTCAGTCCGAGGTGTGGCGGTTCCGCTTCGGCGAAGCCGGCCTCGGTGCTCTTCGGCATGACGCGGGTCGTGCCCGTTGACGACACGAACGTCATGACGCCGTCGCGCGTGCGCAGATCCTCATAGGCCTTCCACGCCCGGTTGTTCTGCTCGAACTCGCAAATCAGTGTGTGGCCCTCGACGCTGACAGGTGCTGATCCACCGCTCGTGTCGCCCGCTGTCGCCTGAGCGGCCGGTGTCACCGGAGTCAAGGCCTTGACCGTTGCCGCCGCCGTCGCCAAATTCTGCAAGAAGCTTCGACGATCCATTGGTCTCTCTCCAGTTTTCGCGCGGCCTGAAGGCCGCGCGCTACGTACGAGGAAATGTGGGCCTAAAAGGCCGCGCCCTACGTATGAGGAAATGTCGAAACTTCACCTCCCGGTCAAGCGAATTGAAGTAATAGGACCATTAGCCCTTTTTCATCCCCTGACGGGCACTCGCGGTCGCCTAAAGAATCTGACAGCGGCGTGTGCCGCGAACACCCGATGATCCATGAGTTCACGGGAGCTCCGCGTGCGCCTGCACGATTTCGAAGGGGGAGGTATGCGACAGAGATCTTCGATCCCGTTCGTTTCCGCGGCCCATCTCGCGGTCAGGTCGACACCCGCGCGACTGTTCGTAGCGGCCGCAGCGTTGGTGGTTGGCGTTGACTCCGGCGGAAGCTTTGAGGCGTCTGAACAGGAGAAGCAGACCAACTACGTCGTCAAGAACCTGCCGTCGCTCGGCGGAACGAACAGCCGGGGCAGCAGCATCAACAACCTGGGTTGGATAGGAGGCTACTCCAACCTGGCGGAGGACACGAGCCGCCATGCCACGCTGTGGCTATACGGATTCGAATTCGATCTTGATACCCTCGGCGGCCCCAACAGCAGCGTGGCTTGGTCGTCGGCGATGAACAACCGGGGGCTGATCGCGGGGATCTCGCAGACGACCACACCCGAGCCGCTTGGACAACGGTTCAGCTGCTGGGTATTTTTCCCAGGGCCTAACAATTTCGGCCCTACCTGTCGTGGAGTCGTCTGGGAATGGGGCGAGATACGGCCGCTTCCGTTGCTCGACGGCGGCTACAACAGCTTTGCCACGGCGGTCAACAATCGTGGCGAGGTGACTGGATGGTCGGAGAACGGCGTCGTGGATCCAGAATGCGACCCGGAATCAACGCAGGTTTTGCAGTTCCGCCCGGTCATTTGGGGCCCTGGCAGAGACCAGATTCGGGAGATGCCGCTCTTCGGCGACGACACCTCAGGGACCGTCAACGCGATCAACGACCGCGGCCAGGCAGTCGGCATCTCGGGTGTCTGCGACCAGGCCGTGGGCAGGCACAGCGCCAAGCACGCGGTGCTCTGGGAGAACGGCACCGTCCGGGATATCGGCAACATCGGAGGTGACTGGTGGAACACGCCGACGGCCATCAACCAGCGGGGCGATATCGTCGGATTCCTCGGCCACCCGGACGATCCCGAGGGCGCACTGCAAGCGTTTCTGTGGACCAAGCATGGAGGCATGCAGCCCCTGGGCGTGCTTCCAGGACAAACGCCGGAGCACGTTCGGAGCGAAGCGTACGGCATCAACGAACGGGGCCAGGTGGTGGGCTTGTCCTGCGATGCGGAGTTCAATTGCCGCGCCTTCTTGTGGGAAGACGGTGTAATGAAAGACCTCACGATGCTGGCGCCTGGCTATGACGGTGTTCTCGTGCATGCTAGGGATATCAATGATCTCGGCATGATCTCGGGCATCGCCTTCGATCCCGACACCGAGGAGAGCGTGGCCTACTGGGCAATCCCCCGCCACCATCGGCGTGGCCACCACGCGACTTCGTCATTCGCATCTGGCCGCAGCCGTGCGACATCGCGTGTCGTCTTGCCGGATGATGTGAAGCGAGAAATGCTGCATCCACTGAGCTCTGGTCACGCGACGCCAGCTCGATAGTGCGTCACCGCCTGTAGTTGCGAGGGGCTTTTAGGCCTGGTTTCAACCACGAAGACACGAAGAGTCCACCACGAAGGACACGAAGAAGACCAATTGATTTGCTTCTTCGTGTCCTTCTTTACTTCGTGTCCTTCGTGTTCTTCGTGGTGAGATCTTCGTGTTCTTCGTCGTTCCGAGTCAGCTGGCGCGAAGGACCTTGTACATCGTGTCGCGCTCGCACGGCTCGAAGCCGGCGGCGGTGATGAGGCGGCGGATTTGGTCGGTCGAGAGGATGAAGGGTGTGTCGGACCCTGCCATGTGATAGATGCGCTCTTCTTGCACTGTGCCGTCGAGATCGTCCGCACCAAACCACAGCGCCGCCTGCGCCACATCGACGCCCGTCGCCACCCAGAACGCCTTGATGTGATCGATGTTGTCGAGAACGAGGCGCGACACTGCATGCGTACGCAGCGTGTCGGCGGCAGTCGGCGCGGGCAGCTTGCGCATGCGGTTGCCGTCCGGATGGAACGCAAGCGGAATGAATGCCTGAAAGCCGTTGGTCTCATCCTGCAAGGCACGAGCACGGAGCATGTGATCCACACGCTCGTCGTACCGCTCGATGTGCCCGTACAGCATGGTTACATTGCTCTTGATCCCGAGCCGATGCGCCACACGGTGGATGCTCAAGTATCGCTCACTGCCACATTTGTCCGAGGCGATCTTCCGTCGCACACGCTCGGCAAAGATCTCGGCGCCCCCGCCCGGCAGCGCTTCCAGACCAGCTTCCATGAGACGCTGGAGCACCTGCTCGTCGGTCATGCCATAGAGATCTGCGAAGAATGCGATTTCGACCGCGGTGAACGCCTTGAGCGTGACATCTGGTCGAATGCGCTTGAAGCCGCGGAGTAGCTCTGTGTAGTAGCTGAACGGCAGGTTCGGGTGCAATCCGTTGACGATGTGAATCTCGGTGATGGGCTGATCGGCGCGCTCGCGCAGCTTGTTCCACGCCTGATCGAGTGACATCGTGTAGGCGTCAGGATTACCTTCCTCGAGTCGGGCAAACGAACAGAACAAACAGGACGCAACGCAGACGTTGGTGGCCTCGAGACGGAGGTTGTGATTGAAATAGGTCCGGCGACCGTGACGAC contains:
- a CDS encoding Tat pathway signal protein, producing MDRRSFLQNLATAAATVKALTPVTPAAQATAGDTSGGSAPVSVEGHTLICEFEQNNRAWKAYEDLRTRDGVMTFVSSTGTTRVMPKSTEAGFAEAEPPHLGLSMDDIGLSGPDLLADKLLAGGNDPDPVQVRSAAPPQGSAPQQERGRGRWTTFVGTKEAHDVTPVYAAGSTRTWLPSQHFPELRPVPGQRQQQQEKRSAGLVGGWMPAARTVIELSPQSYIEHIVFGDVEATDKFIVQTWHRSAKVENGKITKVVYGYTY
- the mqnE gene encoding aminofutalosine synthase MqnE; protein product: MRDRLVAAGIDDIDDKLRAGERLGLEDGVRLFECRDLFALGWLANRARQRRHGRRTYFNHNLRLEATNVCVASCLFCSFARLEEGNPDAYTMSLDQAWNKLRERADQPITEIHIVNGLHPNLPFSYYTELLRGFKRIRPDVTLKAFTAVEIAFFADLYGMTDEQVLQRLMEAGLEALPGGGAEIFAERVRRKIASDKCGSERYLSIHRVAHRLGIKSNVTMLYGHIERYDERVDHMLRARALQDETNGFQAFIPLAFHPDGNRMRKLPAPTAADTLRTHAVSRLVLDNIDHIKAFWVATGVDVAQAALWFGADDLDGTVQEERIYHMAGSDTPFILSTDQIRRLITAAGFEPCERDTMYKVLRAS